Below is a window of Spelaeicoccus albus DNA.
CCGCGTGCGATCTGCATGTAGTCGTAAAGCGGATTGAGGGTGAAGAACAACAAAAACCCTGCCGGGAGTATGCCGGGGATGAAACGCTCCGGCCCGTACAGAACGCCCGAAAAATACCTGGCGAACCGGTTGATGAAGGGGATGACCTGGCTGAGGTCGCGGAAGTGGACCGTGACTCGGGCGACGAACATCACGAGGCCGGCGTTGAAGAGCGTGGCCATGACGATTGCCGGAATCAGATAGAACCAGCTCCATGTTGGTACCGAGCCAAAGAGAATATTGATGATGATCATCAGGCCGACCATGGGCATGAAGTTCAAGAAGTGCTCGATGGCAGTGGCGAGCGGTAGCACCATACGCGGGAAGCTGAGGCTTTGCACGAGGTTCTGATTGTTCGTGATCGATTTCGTACCGCCGGAAAGACACGAGCTGAAGAACCGGAAGAAGAAGATTCCGGTGATGAGGTACTGCAGGAAGTTTTCCGGCTTATTCGCGCCGAGCACGAAACCGAAAACGATCCCGTAGACCGCCGCGTCGAGCAGCGGAGTGATGACGACCCACGCCATGCCGAAACGGTTGGCCTGGTTCGAAGCACGAATCCTCGAGCGCGCTAGTGTGTAAGCGAAGTCACGCCGCTGCCACACCTGTTTGGCGTACTGCCCAAGCGGCGACCTGGCGCCGACGCGCTTCAGACCGTGCTGAGCCGCGTAATCGGCCAAACTCATAATTCAGTGATTCCCTACTGTTCGGGCGCCAAGGTGCGGGGTCCCGTCCTTGCTCAATTCAGCGTTCTTCAGTGTAATCGAGGTTCTGCAAAGATCCTGAATTTGCGCGCCCCGCGAGCTCACCGGTCGTCGAGCGGGTCGAGCAGATCAAGTTTGCGCAAGATGACCCCCTCACGCAGGGCCCATGGACTGATTGCCAGCGAATCGACGCCGAACACGTCCATGGTCGCTTCGGCGACGATGGCACCGGCAAGCATCTGCCCGGCTCGCGCGGCGGACACCGCCGGAAGCTGTTCACGTTCGGTAGCTTTCATCGCGCCGAGCTTCGGAACTATCTCTTTCAGGGCGCTTTTGGTCAGCCGTCGGGGCGTGTAGATCCCGTCTGCGCGAGGAGCCGCACCGGCGATCCGGGCCAGTGAACGGAACGTCTTCGAACTCGCAGCGACCCAGTCGGGCGGGCCGACCCTGGTCAGGTCGTGCGCCTTCTTGCCGATCTCGGCGTGCACGTATTTGCGGGCGGCGGCAATATCGTCGGGCTCGGGCGGGTCCCCCGTCAGTCTGTCGTGCGTCAACCGGCCGGCTCCGAGCGGCAGGGAGAGCGCGACGTCCGGCACCTCGTCCGCGCCAACGGCCAATTCGAGCGAGCCGCCGCCAATGTCGAACAGAAGGATCTTCCCGGCCGACCAGCCGAACCAACGGCGGACGGCGAGAAAGGTCAGTCTCGCTTCGTCGTCGCCGGACAGTGCCGACAAATCAACTCCGGTTTCGGACCGCACGCGAGCGAGGACAACTTCTCCATTGGGTGCCTCACGGATCGCGGACGTCGCGAACGCCAGCACGCTCTCGGCGCCGTGGTCTTCGGCAACAACGAGCGAATCGGTTACGAAGCGCACCAGCGCGTCGGCGCCGTCGTTCGAGATCGACCCGTCGTTTTCAAGGTGTTGCGCAAGCCGCAGCTCCGTCCGCTCCGATGTGGCGGGGATCGGCCGCGCACCCGGATGGGCGTCGACGACCAACAGGTGGACGGTGTTGGATCCGACATCGAGAACGGCAAGGCGCATGCTCGTCAAGATACCGTGTCGTCCGCTCCGGCGACGGCGCGGGCGGCGTGGATCAGCCTCGTTGCGGGTCGGGCCAGGCTCTGATCCCCGCGACAAAATTCGCAGGACCGGCCGCCACTATCAGGCGTGCCGGCTGGGTGCCGGGATTTGCTAGCGAGACTGCCTCGTCTCTCGTGATGTACACGGCATCGCCCACATGGACATCGACGGATTCTTCGCCTTTGACGACGCGGACGAAACCCGAGATTGGCGTCAAGATCACGTCCGAGCCGCTGTGCTTGTGGGTCGGCATTCCAGCTCCGGCCGGCACGTCGACTCGCACCATACCCACATCGGGACTTTCCGTTTCATCGCCGAAGTAGACAGTGACGGTCGGGCTGTCCGGCGCCGGCGGTTGACGGATCAAACCGTCACTTTCCCGACACAACTGCATGGTGTCATCCCTCCGTTCGTTCCTGCTCCATCAGCGTGCTTCCAGCCTATAATCGGGAAGCACGGATTTCCGCTGCCGTCAGCCAATATTTCCGAATACACCGCGCCGATTTGCACGCCGGCATGCTCGTGACCGGACCGTTGGACAGCCCGTCGGCAGCGTCACCCCGCCAGCGGTGAATGGATGCCCGGTTACTGGCCGGTAACCGGGCATCCGTCCACCCCTCGGCGACGCAACTCGCCAGTTGGTCGATAGCGATGCGAACGAACTTGCGCACGATAGCCTTGCCGTATGCGCGGAATCATCCTGGCCGGCGGAACCGGCAGCCGACTGCACCCGATCACTTTGGGCACCAGCAAGCAGCTCGTGCCGGTTTACGACAAGCCGATGGTCTACTATCCGCTTTCAACGCTCATCCTTGCCGGGATTCGGGACATCCTCATCATCACGACGCCCGAGGATTCGAGTCATTTCACGCATCTCCTCGGCGACGGAAGCGCTTACGGCATCGATCTGACGTACGCAACGCAGCCGGATCCCGGCGGACTCGCCCAGGCGTTCACCATCGGGGCCGATTTCATCGGTGACGACAAGGTGGCCCTTGCCCTCGGCGACAACATTTTTTACGGGCCGGGTTTGGGCTCGCAACTGCAACGATTTGCCGATGTGGACGGCGCGGCGGTGTTCGCGTACTGGGTCAGTAACCCGAGTGCGTACGGCGTCGTCGATTTTGACAACAACGGCACGGCGTTGTCGCTGGAAGAAAAACCGGAGAATCCCCGCAGCAACTGGGCAATTCCGGGCCTTTACTTTTACGACAATGACGTCATCGACATTGCCCGTACGCTCACTCCATCCGATCGCGGCGAGCTCGAGATCACCGACATCAACCGGCGTTATCTCGAACAGGGCAAACTCAGCGTGTCGCCTTTGCCGCGCGGCACTGCATGGCTCGACACCGGCACCATTGACGCGCTCCAGGACGCCGGTGCATACGTCCGTGCCGTACAAGCACGGCAAGGCCTCAACATCGGTTCGCCCGAAGAAGTGGCGTGGCGGCGCGGGTTCCTCACCGACGACGAACTACGCAAGCGCGCCGAACCGCTCGTGAAGTCCGGGTACGGCTCGTACTTGCTGGAATTGCTGGAAAAACCTCACTGAGCGAGTCGCCCGCTTCGACACGCAAACTCGCTCACCCCGCGAAAGGCTGCGGCGTATACCCGGTTGCCTTGATCTTGGCAAGATCGAGAGTGCTGAAGTGCGGGCGCGGCGCGTGTGCCTTATCGCCGAAATAGTCGGCAGTGCTCACCGGCGTGACGCGACCGGGATCGGCACCTACCTCGGCGAATGCCTCCTTGGCCACGTCCGCCCAGCTGACGGATGCCCCATCGTCCGACAGGTTGTACGTGCCGAACGGCGCACCCGAGTCGATCAGGTGTTTGATGCCGGCCGCCAAATTGTCGGTGTGCGAGAGCCGGCCGATCTGATCGTTGACGACACCCGGGTCGATGCCCTTGTCCGCAAGCGACTGCATGGTGCGCACGAAGTTGTTGCCGTCGCCGATCACCCAGCTGGTGCGCACGATATAGTGCCTGTCGAGTGTCGAAACGAGAACGTCGCCGGCGGCCTTTGTCTGTCCGTACACTCCGAGCGGACTGAACGGCTCGTCTTCGGAGTGCGTTTCCTTCGTGCCGTCGAATACATAGTCCGATGACACGTGGACGACCGTCAGGTTGTGCTCACGTGCCGCCAGCACCAATTGGCCGACGGCCGTGACGTTGGCCGACCATGCTGCGCGGCGGCCTTCGTCCGTTTCGGCCTCATCCACCTTTGTGTATGCAGCCGCGTTCAACACGGTGCCTACGCCGCGCCAATCCATGTCGGCGTACGCGTTCGGATCCGTGACGTCGAATTGCTCACGCGTGAGTGCTGTGGCGCCGGGGAACACTTCTTGCAGCGCCCTTCCGAGCTGGCCGCCAGCCCCGAGGATCAGAGTCTTCTTCGGGTTCATCGGCGTGACCTCGGCCAACATCGGATGTGCTTTGTCCTTGTCGGAAAGCTCCGCCTGAGCCAGGCCGATCGGCCAGGGAATGTCCACGGTCGGGTCGGCCAGGTTGAGGAACGTGTACTCGGTTTGCGCCTCGGCGCTCCAATGGTCGTTGACCAGGTAGCTGTACACAGTGTTCGGCTCGAGCGTCTGAAAAGCATTGCCGACGCCGCGCGGTACGAACACTGCGGTTCCGGCGTCCACTTCGGCCGTGTACACGGCGCCGAACGAGTCACCGTCACGCAAGTCGACCCAGGCGCCGAAGATCCTGCCGGCCGCCACCGAGACGAACTTGTCCCACGGCTCGGCGTGGATGCCGCGAGTGGTGCCGACCTTCTCGTTGAACGACATGTTGTTCTGCACCGGCCCGAAGTCCGGCAGGCCGAGGCCGACCATCTTTTCGCGTTGCCAGTTCTCCTTGAACCAACCACGGTTGTCACCGTGCACGGGGAGGCTGACGACTTTGAGGCCCGGGACCGGCGTGTCGGTGACCTCTAGGTCACGGCCGAACACCTGCCCGGCGGAGGCGCTCATTGACCCGCCTTTGCGTATTTCGCTTCGGTGTCGGCCTTATCGGCTCGCCACCAGTCTTCGTGCTCGCGGTACCAATCGATTGTTTGCGCCAGGCCCTGTTCGAAGCTGCCGAACCGTGGTTGCCACTCGAGTTCGCTGCGCAACCTGGTCGAGTCGATGGCGTAACGCAGATCGTGACCGGCTCGGTCCGTGACGAGATCGTAGTCACCAGCGTCCTTGCCGAATGCGTCGAGGATCAGCTCGACGACGTGCTTGTTGCTTTCTTCGCCGTCCGCGCCGATCAGGTAGGTTTCACCGATCTCACCCTTGTCGAGAATAGTCAGGACGGCGGAACTGTGGTCATCGACGTGAATCCAGTCCCGCACGTTGAGCCCCTGGCCGTACAGCCGCGGCCGGATGCCGTCCAGCACGTTCGTGATCTGCCGCGGAATGAATTTCTCCACGTGCTGGTAGGGCCCGTAGTTGTTGGAGCAGTTGCTGATCGTGGCGCGCAGGCCGAACGACCGCACCCACGCGCGCACGAGCAGATCCGAGCCCGCCTTCGTGGATGAGTACGGGCTGGAGGGATTGTAGGGCGTGCTCTCGGTGAACCGTTCCGGATCGTCCAACGCGAGGTCGCCGTAGACTTCGTCGGTCGAGATGTGGTGGAAACGGACGTTGTGCCGGCGAGCTGCTTCGAGAAGTGTGAAAGTGCCCACCAGGTTCGTTTGCACGAACGGAGTCGGGTCGCTGAGTGAATTGTCGTTGTGTGATTCGGCGGCGAAGTGCACGACGGCATCCGATTCGGCAATCAGTTGCTCGACGGTGTCGGCGTCGCAGATGTCGCCGACCACGAGTTTGAATCGGTCGGCGGGCAGCCCGTCGAGAGTGGCCCGGTTGGCGGCGTACGTCAGCTTGTCGAGGACCGTTACCTGATCGTCCGTGTGGTCCAGCGTGTACCGGACGAAATTGGACCCGATGAATCCGGCGCCGCCGGTGACCAGAAGTTTGCGCATTCCTCAAGCCTACTGGTCTACCCGTAGTGCGCCTTACTCAGCTTCCACGGGTTGTTGGTGAAGACGCCGACCGCTCCGGCCTTGAATTGGCGGCGGGCGTCGCCGACGGTGTTGACGGTCCATGCAACGGGTTTCAGTCCGGCATGGACGGCACGTTTCACGGCGTCCGGCGGGAGGCTTTCGTCATACCCCCAGTACGTAATGCCGTCGCTTTTTGCTGCCTTGAATTTGTCGTCGGACGGTGCGTCCGACGACAGCCACAGCGTTGGAATGTCTTTGGCGGCCGCGGCGACCGCAGCCTCGTAATAGAACGATTGGACTATGACGTCGCGTTGTAAATCTCGCTTCACTATTGACTCGATGAGCGCATTCTTCGCGTCCTTGGACTTGATCTCCGGCACGAGAAGGTGTTTGCCGCCGAACTTGTCCAGCACTTCCTTGAGCTGTAGCGGTTTTACCGGCTTGCCGCCGGGCTTGATCGGCTTGATCCGCATTTTCTCCCACTGCGCCAGGGTGAGATCTTTGACCTTCCCGTGCCCCGTCATGGTCCGGTCGGCTGTGGAGTCGTGAATGATTACCGGAGTGCCGTCTTTCAGGAGTTGCACGTCCTGCTCGATGGGGAATCCTGCCTTCGCATCGGCGTCGTACGCTTCCATCGAATGTTCCGGATATCGGGCTGCGCCGCCGCGGTGTGCGATGAAGAACGGGGGTTGAAGTTTGTCGGCCAGCCCCGTACTCTGCGTCGGCGTCACGTCTCTTCTGTCTTCGCTGCACGCGACCAGAAGGCCGCCTGCTGCCGTGAGAGCGGCGCCGAGTGCAACACGCCGCGTGACGATTTCGCTCATGCTTCGCACTGCCATGGCGCGCTCAGGATTTTCTCCCGGTATTTTTCGAATTTCCGAATATACGGCGTAGCAGGCCGAGTCGACGAGGGGCTTCCTGCCGCTGAGTCTGTTGTACGCGCAGTCCGGCCGCGCCCTTTCCATGCGATGTTCTCAGGTTCAGGTGCGCGTGATCGTGCTTCTGTGAAAATTCGGCCGTCAGCAGTCCGCCGCCCTCGGATGCGATGATCCGGCCCGCAACCGACTCGTAATCAGCGCCGTCGTGCGACTCCGCCGTGACGTCAACCGGTAAATCCGCGGACTCCGGGGTTGTATGCACTGGAAGCGTCAATCGGAGCTCGGGTCCGAACGCCTCACCCACGTTCGCTAGTTCACCTGCAAGTTCCAGCGGAAGTGACTTAACTTTCTGTGCCATGTCAATGCTGAAGTTTCCAGCGTCCGTCCGATATGGAATGACGATACGCGGCTTATCGCCGACGATCGCCGAAGTCATATCCACGCCGGCAGCCACAGATACGCGCTTCGTTTGCCGCGCCCACCCCCAGTGGGTCATCCGGGTGTATAGATCCCACACGCCACCCTTTACTGTGCCGACGTCGACCTTCACCTGATACGTATAATCAACGGCGCCCGCGCCACCAGGTACTCTCCGACCGGTAGGGGACGCCATGCATTCAACACTCGTACCGTCACCACGCTTGCGGACT
It encodes the following:
- a CDS encoding ABC transporter permease, with the translated sequence MSLADYAAQHGLKRVGARSPLGQYAKQVWQRRDFAYTLARSRIRASNQANRFGMAWVVITPLLDAAVYGIVFGFVLGANKPENFLQYLITGIFFFRFFSSCLSGGTKSITNNQNLVQSLSFPRMVLPLATAIEHFLNFMPMVGLMIIINILFGSVPTWSWFYLIPAIVMATLFNAGLVMFVARVTVHFRDLSQVIPFINRFARYFSGVLYGPERFIPGILPAGFLLFFTLNPLYDYMQIARGALVPGYDVDMTTFLIGAAWAVVSFVGGGLYFWAAEERYGRTD
- a CDS encoding Ppx/GppA phosphatase family protein, with the protein product MRLAVLDVGSNTVHLLVVDAHPGARPIPATSERTELRLAQHLENDGSISNDGADALVRFVTDSLVVAEDHGAESVLAFATSAIREAPNGEVVLARVRSETGVDLSALSGDDEARLTFLAVRRWFGWSAGKILLFDIGGGSLELAVGADEVPDVALSLPLGAGRLTHDRLTGDPPEPDDIAAARKYVHAEIGKKAHDLTRVGPPDWVAASSKTFRSLARIAGAAPRADGIYTPRRLTKSALKEIVPKLGAMKATEREQLPAVSAARAGQMLAGAIVAEATMDVFGVDSLAISPWALREGVILRKLDLLDPLDDR
- a CDS encoding cupin domain-containing protein codes for the protein MIRQPPAPDSPTVTVYFGDETESPDVGMVRVDVPAGAGMPTHKHSGSDVILTPISGFVRVVKGEESVDVHVGDAVYITRDEAVSLANPGTQPARLIVAAGPANFVAGIRAWPDPQRG
- the rfbA gene encoding glucose-1-phosphate thymidylyltransferase RfbA; the encoded protein is MRGIILAGGTGSRLHPITLGTSKQLVPVYDKPMVYYPLSTLILAGIRDILIITTPEDSSHFTHLLGDGSAYGIDLTYATQPDPGGLAQAFTIGADFIGDDKVALALGDNIFYGPGLGSQLQRFADVDGAAVFAYWVSNPSAYGVVDFDNNGTALSLEEKPENPRSNWAIPGLYFYDNDVIDIARTLTPSDRGELEITDINRRYLEQGKLSVSPLPRGTAWLDTGTIDALQDAGAYVRAVQARQGLNIGSPEEVAWRRGFLTDDELRKRAEPLVKSGYGSYLLELLEKPH
- a CDS encoding sugar nucleotide-binding protein — its product is MSASAGQVFGRDLEVTDTPVPGLKVVSLPVHGDNRGWFKENWQREKMVGLGLPDFGPVQNNMSFNEKVGTTRGIHAEPWDKFVSVAAGRIFGAWVDLRDGDSFGAVYTAEVDAGTAVFVPRGVGNAFQTLEPNTVYSYLVNDHWSAEAQTEYTFLNLADPTVDIPWPIGLAQAELSDKDKAHPMLAEVTPMNPKKTLILGAGGQLGRALQEVFPGATALTREQFDVTDPNAYADMDWRGVGTVLNAAAYTKVDEAETDEGRRAAWSANVTAVGQLVLAAREHNLTVVHVSSDYVFDGTKETHSEDEPFSPLGVYGQTKAAGDVLVSTLDRHYIVRTSWVIGDGNNFVRTMQSLADKGIDPGVVNDQIGRLSHTDNLAAGIKHLIDSGAPFGTYNLSDDGASVSWADVAKEAFAEVGADPGRVTPVSTADYFGDKAHAPRPHFSTLDLAKIKATGYTPQPFAG
- the rfbB gene encoding dTDP-glucose 4,6-dehydratase, which encodes MRKLLVTGGAGFIGSNFVRYTLDHTDDQVTVLDKLTYAANRATLDGLPADRFKLVVGDICDADTVEQLIAESDAVVHFAAESHNDNSLSDPTPFVQTNLVGTFTLLEAARRHNVRFHHISTDEVYGDLALDDPERFTESTPYNPSSPYSSTKAGSDLLVRAWVRSFGLRATISNCSNNYGPYQHVEKFIPRQITNVLDGIRPRLYGQGLNVRDWIHVDDHSSAVLTILDKGEIGETYLIGADGEESNKHVVELILDAFGKDAGDYDLVTDRAGHDLRYAIDSTRLRSELEWQPRFGSFEQGLAQTIDWYREHEDWWRADKADTEAKYAKAGQ
- a CDS encoding glycerophosphodiester phosphodiesterase, whose amino-acid sequence is MSEIVTRRVALGAALTAAGGLLVACSEDRRDVTPTQSTGLADKLQPPFFIAHRGGAARYPEHSMEAYDADAKAGFPIEQDVQLLKDGTPVIIHDSTADRTMTGHGKVKDLTLAQWEKMRIKPIKPGGKPVKPLQLKEVLDKFGGKHLLVPEIKSKDAKNALIESIVKRDLQRDVIVQSFYYEAAVAAAAKDIPTLWLSSDAPSDDKFKAAKSDGITYWGYDESLPPDAVKRAVHAGLKPVAWTVNTVGDARRQFKAGAVGVFTNNPWKLSKAHYG